A portion of the Enterobacter sp. SA187 genome contains these proteins:
- the lpxM gene encoding lauroyl-Kdo(2)-lipid IV(A) myristoyltransferase (LpxM is lauroyl-Kdo(2)-lipid IV(A) myristoyltransferase, an enzyme characterized in Escherichia coli and involved in biosynthesis of the form of lipid A found in that species and some closely related species.), with the protein METKKNNSEYLPEFEREFLHPRYWGAWLGVMAFAGVAMIPPSVRDPLLAKLGRLGGRMGKSARRRAQINLLYCFPELSDAQREDIIDEMFATAPQSMVLMAELAMRGPEKILPRIDWQGREIIDEMHRNNEKVIFLVPHGWGVDIPAMLMAATGQPMAAMFHNQGNKVFDYVWNTVRRRFGGRLHARNDGIKPFIQSVRQGYWGYYLPDQDHGAEHSEFVDFFATYKATLPAIGRLMKVCRARVVPLFPVYDSATHRLTIQVRPPMDDLMTADDTTIARRMNEEVEVFVRPHPEQYTWILKLLKTRRPGEKEPYKRKELFPKK; encoded by the coding sequence ATGGAAACGAAAAAAAATAACAGTGAATACCTCCCTGAATTCGAAAGGGAATTTTTACATCCGCGCTACTGGGGCGCCTGGCTTGGGGTAATGGCTTTCGCCGGTGTGGCGATGATCCCGCCGTCAGTGCGCGATCCCTTGCTGGCAAAACTGGGGCGTTTGGGTGGACGGATGGGCAAAAGCGCCCGCCGCCGCGCGCAGATCAATCTTCTGTACTGCTTTCCTGAACTGAGCGACGCGCAGCGCGAAGACATTATTGATGAGATGTTCGCCACCGCGCCGCAATCGATGGTGCTGATGGCCGAGCTTGCCATGCGCGGGCCGGAAAAAATCCTGCCGCGTATTGACTGGCAGGGCCGCGAAATCATTGATGAGATGCACCGCAACAACGAAAAAGTGATTTTCCTTGTGCCGCATGGCTGGGGCGTGGACATTCCGGCGATGCTGATGGCGGCAACCGGGCAGCCTATGGCCGCTATGTTCCATAATCAGGGGAATAAGGTCTTTGATTACGTCTGGAACACCGTGCGTCGTCGCTTTGGCGGACGGCTGCATGCACGTAACGATGGCATCAAGCCCTTTATCCAGTCAGTACGTCAGGGTTACTGGGGCTACTATCTGCCCGATCAGGATCATGGCGCAGAGCACAGCGAATTCGTCGATTTCTTCGCCACCTATAAAGCGACGCTGCCCGCCATTGGGCGGTTGATGAAAGTATGCCGTGCGCGCGTTGTACCATTGTTCCCGGTGTATGACAGCGCCACGCACCGGCTGACCATTCAGGTGCGTCCGCCGATGGACGATTTGATGACCGCAGACGATACGACCATTGCCCGGCGTATGAACGAAGAGGTGGAAGTTTTTGTACGTCCGCACCCGGAGCAGTACACCTGGATCCTTAAGCTGTTGAAAACGCGCAGGCCAGGGGAAAAAGAGCCGTACAAGCGTAAAGAGCTTTTTCCGAAGAAGTAG
- a CDS encoding MurR/RpiR family transcriptional regulator, whose translation MNMLEKIQSQLEHLSKSERKVAEVILASPDQAIHSSIAALAQQASVSEPTVNRFCRSLDTRGFPDFKLHLAQSLANGTPYVNRNVDEDDSVEAYTGKIFESAMATLDHVRQSLDMAAVNRAVDLLTQAKKIAFFGLGSSAAVAHDAMNKFFRFNVPVVYTDDIVLQRMSCMNCSEDDVVVLISHTGRTKSLVELAQLARENDAMVIAITSAGTPLAREATLSITLDVPEDTDIYMPMVSRLAQLTVIDVLATGFTLRRGAKFRDNLKRVKEALKESRFDKELLVRGENIKS comes from the coding sequence ATGAATATGCTGGAAAAGATCCAGTCTCAACTGGAACACCTTAGCAAATCCGAACGCAAAGTGGCGGAAGTGATCCTCGCCTCCCCCGATCAGGCTATCCATTCCAGTATCGCTGCCCTTGCCCAGCAGGCCTCCGTCAGCGAACCTACCGTTAACCGGTTCTGCCGTAGCCTGGATACCCGCGGCTTTCCCGATTTTAAGCTACATCTGGCACAAAGTCTGGCAAATGGTACACCTTATGTGAACCGTAATGTGGACGAAGACGACAGCGTGGAAGCCTATACCGGTAAGATTTTCGAATCGGCGATGGCGACGCTGGATCATGTGCGGCAGTCCCTTGATATGGCGGCGGTTAACCGGGCGGTGGATTTGCTCACCCAGGCGAAAAAAATCGCCTTCTTCGGCCTTGGCTCGTCCGCTGCCGTAGCCCATGACGCGATGAATAAGTTTTTTCGCTTCAATGTGCCGGTGGTGTATACCGACGATATCGTTTTGCAACGCATGAGCTGTATGAATTGTAGTGAAGACGATGTGGTGGTGCTCATCTCCCACACCGGGCGCACCAAAAGTCTGGTGGAGCTGGCACAGTTAGCGCGCGAAAACGACGCCATGGTCATTGCCATTACTTCTGCCGGTACGCCGCTGGCGCGGGAAGCCACGCTCTCCATTACGCTTGACGTGCCGGAAGATACCGATATTTACATGCCGATGGTGTCGCGGCTGGCGCAGCTGACGGTCATTGATGTGCTGGCAACGGGCTTTACCCTGCGTCGTGGGGCAAAATTCAGAGATAACTTGAAGCGAGTCAAGGAAGCGCTGAAAGAATCGCGCTTTGATAAGGAACTCCTCGTCAGAGGGGAAAACATTAAAAGTTGA
- the znuC gene encoding zinc ABC transporter ATP-binding protein ZnuC — MTNLVSLEKVSVSFGQRRVLSDISLELKPGKILTLLGPNGAGKSTLVRVVLGLVAADAGVIKRDKQLRIGYVPQKLHLDATLPLTVSRFLRLRPATRKADILPALKRVQAGHLIDAPMQKLSGGETQRVLLARALLNRPQLLVLDEPTQGVDVNGQVALYDLIDQLRRELDCAVLMVSHDLHLVMAKTDEVLCLNHHICCSGTPEVVSMHPEFISMFGPRGAEQLGIYRHNHNHRHDLQGRIVLRRGNGHS; from the coding sequence ATGACTAATTTAGTTTCACTTGAAAAAGTCTCTGTCTCTTTCGGTCAACGCCGCGTCTTGTCTGACATTTCGCTGGAACTGAAACCGGGGAAAATTTTAACCTTACTGGGGCCAAACGGCGCCGGGAAATCGACGCTCGTGCGGGTGGTATTGGGCCTGGTAGCAGCGGATGCGGGCGTGATCAAGCGCGATAAGCAGCTGCGCATTGGCTATGTGCCGCAGAAATTGCATCTCGACGCCACGCTGCCGTTAACCGTCAGCCGTTTTTTGCGTCTGCGTCCGGCAACCCGTAAAGCGGACATTTTGCCTGCGCTTAAACGCGTGCAGGCGGGGCATCTCATTGACGCGCCGATGCAGAAACTCTCCGGCGGGGAAACCCAGCGGGTGCTGCTGGCGCGCGCGCTGCTTAACCGCCCGCAGCTGCTGGTGCTGGATGAACCCACCCAGGGCGTGGACGTTAACGGTCAGGTGGCGCTTTATGATCTGATAGACCAGTTACGCCGCGAACTGGATTGCGCCGTGCTGATGGTGTCCCACGATCTGCATCTCGTGATGGCGAAAACCGATGAAGTACTGTGCCTGAATCATCACATCTGCTGTTCCGGCACGCCGGAAGTGGTTTCCATGCATCCGGAATTTATTTCAATGTTTGGCCCGCGCGGCGCTGAACAGCTCGGTATCTATCGCCATAACCATAATCATCGTCACGATTTGCAGGGACGCATTGTACTGCGTCGGGGAAATGGACACTCATGA
- the mepM gene encoding murein DD-endopeptidase MepM, which produces MQQIARAVSLAFNNLPRPHRVMLGSLTVLTLAVAVWRPYVYHPQSQSAPIVKTIELEKSEIRSLLPEASEPIDQTMPDEVEAIPQDELDDKTANETGVHEYVVSTGDTLSSILNQYGIDMGDISQLASADKDLRNLKIGQQISWTLNDAGELQRMTWEMSRRETRTYDRADNGFKMSAEIQKGDWVNSTLNGTVGGSFVSSAKNAGLTSAEISAVIKAMQWQMDFRKLKKGDEFSVFMSREMLDGKREQSQLLGVRLRSEGKDYYAIRAEDGKFYDRNGTGLAKGFLRFPTSRQFRVSSNFNPRRLNPVTGRVAPHKGVDFAMPQGTPVLSVGDGEVVVAKRSGAAGYYVAIRHGRTYTTRYMHLRKLLVKEGQKVKRGDRIALSGNTGRSTGPHLHYEVWINQQAVNPLTAKLPRTEGLTGSDRRDYLAQVKEVIPQLRFD; this is translated from the coding sequence GTGCAACAGATAGCCCGCGCGGTCAGCCTGGCGTTTAATAATCTGCCACGCCCCCATCGCGTTATGCTGGGGTCTCTTACTGTTCTCACATTAGCGGTCGCCGTCTGGCGACCCTATGTCTATCACCCCCAATCCCAGTCCGCACCCATTGTAAAAACCATCGAACTGGAAAAAAGCGAAATACGTTCTTTGCTCCCTGAAGCCAGTGAACCTATCGATCAGACCATGCCGGATGAAGTGGAAGCCATTCCGCAGGATGAGCTGGACGATAAAACGGCGAACGAAACGGGCGTACATGAATATGTCGTTTCCACCGGCGACACCCTGAGCAGCATCCTCAATCAGTACGGCATCGATATGGGCGATATCAGCCAGTTAGCCTCGGCGGATAAGGATCTGCGTAACCTGAAAATTGGTCAGCAGATCTCCTGGACGCTAAATGATGCCGGTGAACTGCAGCGCATGACCTGGGAAATGTCGCGCCGCGAAACCCGTACTTACGATCGCGCTGATAACGGCTTTAAAATGAGCGCCGAAATTCAGAAGGGCGACTGGGTTAACTCAACGCTTAACGGCACCGTGGGCGGCAGCTTCGTCAGCAGCGCCAAAAATGCCGGCCTGACCAGCGCGGAAATCAGCGCGGTGATCAAAGCCATGCAGTGGCAGATGGATTTCCGTAAGCTGAAGAAAGGCGATGAATTCTCGGTATTCATGTCCCGCGAAATGCTGGACGGCAAGCGTGAACAGAGCCAGTTGCTCGGCGTGCGTTTGCGTTCAGAAGGGAAAGATTATTACGCCATTCGTGCTGAAGACGGTAAATTCTATGACCGTAACGGTACCGGGCTGGCGAAGGGCTTCCTGCGTTTCCCGACCTCGAGACAGTTCCGCGTCTCTTCAAACTTCAATCCGCGTCGCTTAAACCCGGTTACCGGGCGCGTAGCGCCACATAAAGGCGTCGACTTCGCCATGCCGCAGGGCACGCCGGTACTCTCCGTGGGCGACGGCGAAGTGGTAGTGGCGAAACGCAGCGGGGCGGCAGGCTATTACGTGGCCATCCGTCACGGTCGCACCTATACCACCCGCTATATGCATTTACGCAAACTGCTGGTCAAAGAGGGGCAGAAAGTGAAACGCGGCGACCGCATTGCGCTCTCCGGCAACACTGGCCGCTCCACTGGCCCGCATCTGCATTATGAAGTGTGGATCAACCAGCAGGCGGTAAACCCACTGACGGCGAAACTGCCGCGCACCGAAGGGCTGACTGGTTCGGATCGTCGCGATTACCTCGCGCAGGTCAAAGAGGTTATACCGCAGCTTCGGTTCGATTAA
- the znuA gene encoding zinc ABC transporter substrate-binding protein ZnuA — MLHKNTLLCAAVSAALWAGLSTGANAAVVTSLKPIGFIASAIADGVTNTEVLLPDGASEHDYALRPSDVKRLQSADLVVWVGPDMEAFMQKTTQKIPQAKQVVMAELPGVKPLLMKGAEEDEHEHEGGHDHDENGDHHHHHGEYNMHIWLSPDVARLAAVAIHQKLVEVMPQSRAKLDANLKDFEAQLAQTDEQVGKELAPLKGKGYFVFHDAYGYFEKHYGLTSLGHFTVNPEIQPGAQRLHEIRTQLVEQKATCVFAEPQFRPAVIEAVARGTSVRMGTLDPLGTSIKLSKASYPQFLTQLANQYSGCLKGE; from the coding sequence ATGTTACATAAAAATACGCTTCTTTGCGCAGCGGTTTCCGCTGCTTTATGGGCTGGCCTGAGTACAGGCGCAAATGCAGCCGTAGTAACCTCACTTAAGCCAATCGGATTCATTGCGTCGGCTATTGCTGATGGCGTCACTAACACAGAAGTCTTACTGCCGGATGGCGCGTCTGAGCATGATTATGCGCTGCGCCCGTCCGATGTAAAACGCTTACAGAGCGCGGACTTAGTTGTCTGGGTGGGGCCGGACATGGAAGCCTTCATGCAAAAGACCACGCAAAAAATCCCGCAGGCGAAACAAGTGGTGATGGCCGAGCTGCCCGGCGTGAAACCTTTGCTGATGAAAGGCGCTGAGGAAGACGAGCACGAACATGAAGGCGGCCACGATCATGATGAAAATGGTGACCACCATCACCATCATGGCGAATACAACATGCATATTTGGCTTTCGCCAGACGTAGCGCGGCTGGCAGCGGTTGCAATCCATCAAAAATTAGTGGAAGTTATGCCGCAAAGTCGAGCCAAACTTGACGCCAACCTGAAGGATTTTGAGGCACAATTAGCCCAAACCGATGAGCAGGTGGGTAAAGAGCTGGCACCGCTGAAAGGTAAAGGGTACTTCGTTTTTCATGACGCCTACGGCTACTTTGAAAAACATTATGGTCTGACGTCTCTTGGTCATTTCACCGTTAACCCTGAAATTCAGCCTGGTGCTCAGCGTTTACATGAAATCAGAACACAGTTGGTTGAGCAAAAAGCAACCTGCGTTTTTGCTGAGCCACAGTTCAGGCCAGCCGTTATTGAAGCTGTTGCGAGAGGTACCTCAGTTCGCATGGGGACCCTGGATCCGCTTGGAACCAGTATCAAATTGAGTAAAGCGAGCTATCCCCAGTTCCTGACTCAACTCGCCAACCAGTACTCGGGCTGCCTGAAAGGAGAATAA
- the ruvA gene encoding Holliday junction branch migration protein RuvA — protein MIGRLRGIILEKQPPLVLLETGGVGYEVHMPMTCFYELPDAGQEAIVFTQFVVREDAQLLYGFNNKQERTLFRELIKTNGVGPKLALAILSGMSAQQFVNAVEREDPVALTKLPGIGKKTAERLIVEMKDRFKGLHGDLFTPASDLVLASPAGPAEDDAEQEAVAALVALGYKPQEASRMVSKIAQPGASSENLIREALRAAM, from the coding sequence GTGATAGGCAGACTCAGAGGCATTATTCTCGAAAAACAACCCCCGCTGGTACTGCTTGAGACGGGTGGCGTAGGCTATGAAGTGCATATGCCAATGACCTGTTTTTATGAACTGCCCGATGCCGGGCAGGAAGCCATCGTCTTTACGCAGTTTGTGGTACGCGAAGACGCGCAGCTGCTGTACGGTTTTAACAATAAGCAGGAGCGCACGCTGTTTCGCGAGCTGATCAAAACCAACGGCGTCGGGCCGAAGCTGGCGCTGGCTATTCTCTCCGGTATGTCCGCTCAACAGTTCGTAAATGCCGTGGAGCGCGAAGATCCCGTGGCGCTGACCAAATTACCAGGTATCGGTAAGAAAACGGCAGAACGCTTGATTGTCGAAATGAAAGACCGCTTCAAAGGCCTGCATGGCGATCTCTTCACCCCCGCCAGCGATCTGGTGCTGGCATCGCCGGCCGGTCCTGCGGAAGATGATGCCGAGCAGGAAGCAGTTGCTGCGCTGGTGGCGCTGGGATATAAACCTCAGGAAGCCAGCCGCATGGTGAGTAAAATTGCTCAGCCGGGTGCGAGCAGTGAAAATCTTATCCGTGAAGCGCTCCGCGCTGCAATGTGA
- the pyk gene encoding pyruvate kinase, with amino-acid sequence MSRRLRRTKIVTTLGPATDRDNNLEKIIAAGANVVRMNFSHGTAEDHKLRADKVREIAAKLGRHVAILGDLQGPKIRVSTFKEGKVFLNIGDKFLLDANLGKGEGDKERVGIDYKGLPADVVPGDILLLDDGRVQLKVLEVQGMKVFTEVTVGGPLSNNKGINKLGGGLSAEALTDKDKADILTAAQIGVDYLAVSFPRCGEDLNYARRLARDAGCDAKIVAKVERAEAVCSQDAMDDVILASDVVMVARGDLGVEIGDPELVGIQKALIRRARQLNRAVITATQMMESMITNPMPTRAEVMDVANAVLDGTDAVMLSAETAAGQYPAETVAAMARVCLGAEKIPSINVSKHRLDIQFDNVEEAIAMSAMYAANHLKGVTAIISMTESGRTALMTSRISSGLPIFAMSRHERTLNLTALYRGVTPVYFDSSADGVVAANEAVTLLRDKGYLVSGDLVIVTQGDVMGTVGTTNTTRILTVE; translated from the coding sequence ATGTCCAGAAGGCTTCGCAGAACCAAAATCGTTACCACCCTGGGTCCGGCCACCGATCGCGATAATAACCTTGAGAAAATTATCGCCGCGGGCGCCAACGTGGTGCGCATGAACTTCTCACACGGCACGGCAGAAGATCATAAATTGCGTGCCGATAAAGTGCGCGAGATTGCGGCAAAACTGGGACGTCATGTTGCTATTCTTGGCGATTTGCAGGGTCCAAAAATCCGTGTTTCCACCTTCAAAGAAGGCAAAGTTTTCCTCAACATCGGCGATAAGTTTCTGCTTGACGCCAACCTCGGCAAAGGCGAAGGCGATAAAGAGCGCGTCGGTATCGACTATAAAGGCTTACCCGCTGATGTGGTGCCGGGCGACATTCTGCTGCTCGACGACGGTCGCGTGCAGTTAAAAGTGCTCGAAGTTCAGGGCATGAAAGTGTTCACCGAAGTGACCGTGGGCGGACCGCTGTCGAACAATAAAGGCATCAATAAACTGGGCGGCGGCTTGTCTGCGGAAGCCCTGACCGACAAAGATAAAGCCGACATCCTGACCGCCGCGCAAATCGGCGTCGACTACCTGGCCGTCTCCTTCCCGCGCTGCGGCGAAGATCTGAACTATGCCCGTCGCCTCGCCCGTGACGCGGGCTGCGACGCCAAAATCGTCGCCAAAGTGGAACGTGCCGAAGCGGTATGCAGCCAGGACGCGATGGATGATGTGATCCTGGCCTCCGACGTGGTGATGGTTGCCCGTGGCGATCTGGGCGTTGAAATCGGCGACCCGGAACTGGTAGGCATTCAGAAAGCGTTGATCCGTCGCGCCCGTCAGCTGAACCGCGCGGTGATCACCGCCACCCAGATGATGGAATCGATGATCACCAACCCGATGCCGACCCGTGCGGAAGTGATGGACGTGGCGAACGCCGTTCTGGATGGTACGGATGCGGTGATGCTGTCAGCGGAAACGGCGGCCGGTCAGTATCCGGCGGAAACCGTGGCGGCGATGGCCCGCGTGTGCCTGGGGGCGGAGAAGATCCCAAGCATTAACGTTTCCAAGCATCGCCTGGATATTCAGTTTGATAACGTTGAAGAAGCGATTGCCATGTCGGCGATGTACGCCGCGAACCACCTGAAAGGCGTGACGGCTATCATTTCCATGACCGAATCGGGCCGTACGGCGTTAATGACGTCACGTATATCTTCCGGGCTGCCGATCTTCGCTATGTCCCGTCATGAGCGTACGCTGAACCTGACCGCCCTGTACCGTGGCGTGACGCCGGTGTACTTCGACAGCAGCGCCGACGGCGTGGTGGCGGCGAATGAAGCCGTGACCCTGCTGCGCGATAAAGGCTATCTGGTGTCCGGCGATCTGGTGATTGTGACGCAGGGCGATGTGATGGGTACTGTGGGTACTACCAATACCACCCGTATTCTGACCGTCGAATAA
- the ruvB gene encoding Holliday junction branch migration DNA helicase RuvB codes for MIEADRLVSAVNLTPEEAVDRAIRPKLLDEYIGQPQVRSQMEIFIQAAKLRGDALDHLLIFGPPGLGKTTLANIVANEMGVNLRTTSGPVLEKAGDLAAMLTNLEPHDVLFIDEIHRLSPVVEEVLYPAMEDYQLDIMIGEGPAARSIKIDLPPFTLIGATTRAGSLTSPLRDRFGIVQRLEFYQVADLQHIVGRSARFMGLELSEEGAWEVAKRSRGTPRIANRLLRRVRDFAEVKHDGTISLEIAAQALDMLNVDAEGFDYMDRKLLLAVIDKFFGGPVGLDNLAAAIGEERETIEDVLEPFLIQQGFLQRTPRGRMATIRAWDHFGITPPAMP; via the coding sequence ATGATTGAAGCAGACCGTCTCGTGTCGGCCGTAAACCTGACGCCAGAAGAAGCGGTGGATCGGGCGATCCGCCCTAAACTGCTCGACGAATACATCGGTCAGCCGCAGGTACGCTCGCAGATGGAGATTTTTATTCAGGCGGCGAAGCTGCGCGGCGATGCGCTGGATCATCTGCTGATTTTCGGCCCGCCAGGGCTTGGGAAAACCACGCTGGCGAATATTGTCGCCAACGAAATGGGCGTTAACCTGCGCACCACATCCGGCCCGGTACTGGAAAAGGCCGGCGATCTGGCCGCCATGCTGACCAACCTTGAACCTCATGATGTGCTCTTTATCGATGAGATCCACCGTTTATCGCCGGTAGTGGAAGAAGTGCTCTATCCGGCGATGGAAGATTACCAGCTGGATATTATGATCGGCGAAGGCCCGGCGGCCCGCTCGATTAAAATCGATTTGCCGCCCTTTACGTTGATCGGTGCAACCACTCGCGCCGGTTCCCTGACGTCGCCGCTGCGCGACCGTTTCGGTATTGTGCAGCGCCTTGAGTTTTACCAGGTGGCCGATCTCCAGCATATCGTCGGGCGCAGCGCGCGCTTTATGGGGCTGGAGCTGAGCGAAGAGGGTGCCTGGGAAGTGGCTAAACGCTCCCGCGGCACGCCGCGTATCGCCAACCGCCTGTTGCGCCGCGTGCGTGACTTTGCGGAAGTCAAACACGACGGCACCATTTCGCTGGAAATCGCGGCACAGGCGCTGGATATGCTTAATGTGGATGCGGAAGGCTTTGACTATATGGACCGCAAGCTGCTGCTGGCGGTGATCGATAAATTCTTTGGCGGCCCCGTTGGGCTGGATAACCTCGCCGCGGCCATTGGCGAAGAGCGGGAAACTATTGAGGACGTGCTGGAGCCATTTCTCATCCAGCAGGGCTTTTTACAGCGCACCCCGCGCGGCCGTATGGCGACGATCAGGGCCTGGGATCACTTCGGCATCACGCCGCCCGCCATGCCGTAA
- the zwf gene encoding glucose-6-phosphate dehydrogenase, with product MAVTQTAQACDLVIFGAKGDLARRKLLPSLYQLEKAGQIHPETRILGVGRADWDKAAYTKVVREALETFMKEKIDESLWDTLSGRLDFCNLDVNDTKSFKRLGEMLDQENRVTINYFAMPPSTFGAICKGLGEAKLNAKPARVVMEKPLGTSLETSREINDQVGEYFEECQVYRIDHYLGKETVLNLLALRFANSLFVNNWDNRTIDHVEITVAEEVGIEGRWGYFDQAGQMRDMIQNHLLQILCMIAMSPPSDLSADSIRDAKVKVLKSLRRIDRSNVREKTVRGQYTAGFAQGKKVPGYLEEEGANKSSNTETFVAIRVDIDDWRWAGVPFYLRTGKRLPAKCSEVVVYFTTPQLNLFKDSWQDLPQNKLTIRLQPDEGVDIQILNKVPGLDHKHNLQTTKLDLSYSETFNQTHLADAYERLLLETMRGIQALFVRRDEVEEAWKWVDSITEAWAMDNDAPKPYQAGTWGPVASVAMITRDGRSWNEFE from the coding sequence ATGGCGGTAACGCAAACAGCCCAGGCATGTGACCTGGTCATTTTCGGCGCGAAAGGCGACCTCGCACGCCGGAAATTGCTGCCTTCCCTGTATCAACTGGAAAAAGCGGGTCAGATCCATCCTGAAACGCGGATCCTGGGCGTCGGGCGTGCCGACTGGGACAAAGCGGCGTACACCAAAGTGGTGCGCGAAGCGCTGGAAACTTTCATGAAAGAGAAGATCGATGAAAGTTTGTGGGACACGCTGAGCGGACGCCTCGATTTCTGCAATCTGGATGTCAATGACACTAAATCCTTTAAGCGTCTCGGCGAGATGCTGGATCAGGAAAACCGCGTTACCATCAACTATTTCGCTATGCCGCCAAGCACCTTCGGCGCGATTTGCAAAGGCCTTGGTGAAGCGAAGCTGAACGCCAAACCGGCGCGCGTGGTAATGGAAAAACCGCTGGGTACGTCGCTGGAAACCTCCCGCGAAATCAATGACCAGGTGGGCGAGTATTTTGAAGAGTGCCAGGTATACCGTATCGACCACTACCTTGGTAAAGAGACGGTGCTTAACCTGCTGGCGCTGCGTTTTGCCAACTCGCTGTTTGTGAACAACTGGGATAACCGCACCATCGATCACGTGGAAATTACCGTGGCCGAGGAAGTGGGTATCGAAGGCCGCTGGGGTTACTTCGATCAGGCCGGTCAGATGCGCGACATGATCCAGAACCACCTGCTGCAAATTCTCTGCATGATCGCCATGTCTCCGCCGTCTGATCTGTCTGCGGACAGCATCCGCGACGCAAAAGTGAAAGTGCTGAAATCCCTGCGCCGTATCGATCGCTCCAACGTGCGTGAAAAAACCGTGCGCGGCCAGTACACCGCCGGTTTCGCTCAGGGCAAAAAAGTGCCGGGCTATCTGGAAGAAGAGGGCGCGAACAAATCCAGTAACACCGAAACCTTCGTGGCGATCCGCGTGGATATCGACGACTGGCGCTGGGCGGGCGTGCCGTTCTACCTGCGCACCGGTAAGCGTTTGCCGGCGAAGTGCTCTGAAGTGGTGGTCTATTTCACCACGCCACAACTGAACCTGTTTAAAGACTCCTGGCAGGATCTGCCGCAGAACAAGCTGACCATTCGTCTGCAACCGGACGAAGGTGTGGATATTCAGATCCTCAACAAAGTGCCGGGTCTGGATCACAAGCATAATCTGCAAACCACCAAACTTGATCTGAGCTACTCCGAAACCTTTAACCAGACGCATCTTGCCGATGCCTACGAACGTCTGCTGCTGGAAACCATGCGTGGCATCCAGGCGCTGTTCGTGCGTCGTGATGAAGTGGAAGAAGCCTGGAAGTGGGTGGACTCCATCACTGAAGCCTGGGCGATGGACAACGATGCGCCTAAGCCGTATCAGGCAGGCACCTGGGGGCCGGTGGCTTCAGTTGCGATGATCACCCGTGATGGTCGTTCATGGAATGAGTTTGAGTAA
- the znuB gene encoding zinc ABC transporter permease subunit ZnuB: MIELLLPGWLAGIMLACAAGPLGSFVVWRRMSYFGDTLAHASLLGVAFGLMLDVNPFYAVIAVTLLLAAGLVWLEKRPHLAIDTLLGIMAHSALSLGLVVVSLMSNIRVDLMAYLFGDLLAVTPEDLLSIAIGVTVVIGILLSQWRNLLAMTISPDLAFVDGVKLQRVKLLLMLVTALTIGVAMKFVGALIITSLLIIPAATARRFARTPEQMAGVAVGIGVVAVTGGLTFSAFYDTPAGPSVVLCAAALFILSMLKKQAA, translated from the coding sequence ATGATCGAATTATTACTCCCCGGCTGGCTGGCCGGAATTATGCTGGCCTGTGCCGCCGGTCCGCTTGGTTCTTTTGTTGTCTGGCGTCGGATGTCTTATTTTGGCGATACGCTGGCGCATGCCTCACTGCTTGGCGTGGCCTTTGGCCTGATGCTGGACGTCAATCCGTTCTATGCGGTGATCGCCGTTACGCTGTTGCTTGCAGCCGGTCTGGTGTGGCTGGAAAAACGTCCTCACCTTGCCATTGATACCCTGCTGGGCATTATGGCGCACAGTGCGCTGTCGCTGGGTCTGGTGGTAGTCAGCCTGATGTCAAACATCCGCGTCGACCTGATGGCCTACCTGTTTGGCGATCTGCTGGCGGTGACGCCGGAAGATTTGCTGTCTATCGCCATCGGCGTGACGGTGGTGATCGGCATTCTGCTCAGCCAGTGGCGCAATCTGCTTGCCATGACCATCAGCCCGGATCTGGCCTTTGTGGACGGCGTAAAACTGCAACGGGTGAAATTACTGCTGATGCTGGTGACCGCCCTGACGATTGGGGTGGCGATGAAATTTGTCGGCGCGCTGATTATCACGTCGCTGCTGATCATTCCTGCCGCGACGGCGCGGCGCTTCGCCCGTACGCCGGAACAGATGGCGGGCGTGGCCGTGGGTATTGGCGTTGTCGCGGTGACCGGCGGTTTAACCTTCTCTGCTTTTTACGACACCCCTGCCGGTCCGTCGGTGGTGCTGTGCGCCGCAGCGCTGTTTATTCTGAGTATGCTGAAGAAACAGGCAGCGTAA